The Deinococcus depolymerans genome contains the following window.
CACCTCCCACACGCTCGCCGCACCCCGGTACCCGAACGTGCCGGGCACCTGATGGGTCCTGATCTTCACGCCGCCCAGGCCCGCCCCCATCAACGCGCCCACCTGCGACCGGGTCAGGTTCGACTTCATGTTCCGGTCCACCGCCGCCACCATCAGCGGGAGCCGCCACACGTTCAGCGGGCTCCGCACCTGCTCGCCCAGCGCCCCCACGAACTGCTGCTGCCGCGCGATCCGCCCGATATCCCCCAGGTTGTCGTGCCGGAAACGCAGGAAGCCCACCATCTGCTCGCCGTTCAGGCGCTGCCGCCCAGGCTTCAGGTCAATGTGCAGGTTCCCGGCGTTGTCGTCGTACTTCATCGCCTGCCCCACATCCACCGTCACCCCGCCCGCAGCCTCCGTCAGGGCCGGCACGGCATTCAGGCTCACCAGCACGTACCCGTCCACGGTCACGCCGGTCAGGGTCTGCACGGCGCGCATCAGCATGTCCGGTCCCCCGTGGACGTTGGCACCGTTGATCTTCCCCCAGCCGTATCCGGGCAGGTTCACCCAGGAGTCGCGCGGGACCCCCAGGATGTTCACCCGCCCGTCCGGCCAGACCTGCGTCAGCATGATGGTGTCGGTGCGGGTCTTGAACGACTCCGCCTTCGCCGGCCAGGGCCACACGGCCGCCCGGTCGTCGTAATCCACGTCCACACCGGCCACGACCAGGGTCACGGGCCCGTCGGCCCTGTAAGGCACGCCCGCGTACCGGGAGAGAAACGGCGCGGCGGGGGAGGCCACGGCCACCAGTCCCGCCGCCGCAACAAGAACCCACACAACACGGCGCACGCCGCCGAGCATAGCGCTCCCGCTCCCCCGGCGGATCAACCGGAGGGATGATCCACCCCCCGGCTGAAAGGTTGGCAACTGTCAACCCGGGCGGACTCGCAGGGCCGCGCCACTGAGCGAGCAGGAGAGGAACGCCGCTCCGGGCGTGGCGTTGACAGGTCGGTGGGGTTCCGATCTGCTGGAGCGGTTCTCCGAATGACGGCACCGGACGTCTGCTGTGCCCGTGTCTCTGTGCCCATGCCTCCATTCTCTGCCTCGCCGCTGTTCCAGTCTGTCCTGCCCGTCAACATGCCCTCGCTCTTCTGCAGGGCGTGACAGGTCCGCCCGGCGACACAGACCGCCTCCTCATGGCAACGGCTCTGCCGAAACAGACGGATTCCGTATGGGCGCCCGCGGGCCACCCACAGCAAAAACCGGGCTCCCGAAGGAACCCGGCCCGGCGCGAGGCGCCTTAGTTCAGGGTGATCTTGCTGGCGACGAGCTTCTCGCCTTCGATCTCGCCTTCCACGGCGACGTTGGCGTCCTTGCGGTCGGTGCCGAAGAACTCCTCGGCGGTCGTGGCGCCACCCTCGTAGGTGGTGGTGTCGGTCACGCTGACCTGGTAGTTCTTGTCGTTCTCGTTCAGGCCGAAGGTCTTGGCGGTGCCGTCGAACTCCATGATGGTGCCTTCGAGGCCGTCGCCGGCCGCCATGTCCACTTCCTCGCTGGTGCTGGCGCTGTCACCGTTGTTCATGGTGCTGTCGGCAGCGGCGCCGGTATCGGTGGTCGTGGTGGCAGTGGTGCCGTCCGTGGAGGTCTGGGTCGCCTCTTCCTTGGGAGCGCAGGAGGCGAGGAGGGCAGCGGTCAGGAGAGCCAGCAGGGTGGGTTTCATGCCCTCATCTTCACGGCTGGCACCGGTGACTAGATGAGGAGAATCGCAGGGAACCTTTACGTCCAGCACGCTGAAATTCCTGACCAAAGCATGAAGTGGTCATGAAGTGCCGGTGCCGCACCTGCGCCTCCTGACCGCCCGCCAGCTGCTATGGGGCGGCCCCGCCCGCCCCGGCGCGGAGTTTCAGTTGAGCGTGAATTCCCCGTTCCGCACGCCCACCTTCACGTTCCCGCCGTTCTTCAGGCGCCCGAACAGCAGCTCGTCGGCCAGCGGCCGCTTGAGCCGCGTCTCGATCACCCGCGCCAGCGGGCGGGCGCCCATGGCCGGGTCG
Protein-coding sequences here:
- a CDS encoding LCP family protein; this encodes MRRVVWVLVAAAGLVAVASPAAPFLSRYAGVPYRADGPVTLVVAGVDVDYDDRAAVWPWPAKAESFKTRTDTIMLTQVWPDGRVNILGVPRDSWVNLPGYGWGKINGANVHGGPDMLMRAVQTLTGVTVDGYVLVSLNAVPALTEAAGGVTVDVGQAMKYDDNAGNLHIDLKPGRQRLNGEQMVGFLRFRHDNLGDIGRIARQQQFVGALGEQVRSPLNVWRLPLMVAAVDRNMKSNLTRSQVGALMGAGLGGVKIRTHQVPGTFGYRGAASVWEVDRAALNTLVAKHFRDPNDARSLGVAVVNTDAPDGSAGRLKARLEGLGYTNVWIANEARVPARTTASGAAAARVLRDVGFGTVSDQPLVSGADVTVRLGSDTPAP